A single region of the Streptomyces vilmorinianum genome encodes:
- a CDS encoding ABC transporter substrate-binding protein, which yields MSRSWSRTSRVIAGAATALAVLTACGGSGGGGDDTANKPVTITFWGWAKGSKDVVDAFNASHTNIQVTFEEIPSGNAGGYAKISNAVKAGNAPDLVSIEYASLPEFVSSGALQDIGGEFTEADRSKLLPQAVELTTLGGKTWAVPFDAAPQAFYYRKDLFEKYKIEVPTTWDQFKAAAEKVKKADAKARIATFFPDDPTTFEAMVWQAGAQWFKAENDTWKIDTTDAATTKVAAYWQGLLDADLVHKDASFTPEWTGSLKNGTTIGYLGASWGAGVLKGTLPEQSGKWGVAPMPSWDGKPASGMLGGTSFAVSKDSKKKAAAVEFAEWMATTEAGVKARIASGTSSAFPAAAALRPVARQAFDAGYYGGQDIYALFEASGASIGRNWTWGPATGTTNTTIKDQFGKIAAGGPTITDAIRSGHEATVAELKKRGLKVEG from the coding sequence GTGAGCCGCAGTTGGAGCAGAACATCCCGAGTCATAGCCGGCGCCGCCACCGCCCTGGCCGTCCTCACGGCCTGCGGCGGCAGCGGTGGTGGTGGCGACGACACCGCGAACAAGCCCGTGACCATCACCTTCTGGGGCTGGGCCAAGGGCTCCAAGGACGTGGTGGACGCGTTCAACGCCTCCCACACGAACATCCAGGTGACGTTCGAGGAGATCCCCTCCGGCAACGCCGGCGGCTACGCCAAGATCTCCAACGCCGTGAAGGCGGGCAACGCGCCCGACCTGGTCTCCATCGAGTACGCCTCGCTCCCGGAGTTCGTCAGCTCCGGCGCCCTCCAGGACATCGGCGGCGAGTTCACCGAGGCGGACCGGAGCAAGCTGCTGCCGCAGGCCGTGGAGCTCACCACCCTCGGCGGCAAGACCTGGGCCGTCCCCTTCGACGCGGCCCCCCAGGCCTTCTACTACCGCAAGGACCTCTTCGAGAAGTACAAGATCGAGGTCCCCACGACGTGGGACCAGTTCAAGGCCGCCGCGGAGAAGGTGAAGAAGGCCGACGCCAAGGCCCGGATCGCGACCTTCTTCCCCGACGACCCGACCACCTTCGAGGCGATGGTCTGGCAGGCCGGCGCGCAGTGGTTCAAGGCCGAGAACGACACCTGGAAGATCGACACCACGGACGCGGCCACCACCAAGGTCGCCGCCTACTGGCAGGGTCTGCTCGACGCCGACCTCGTCCACAAGGACGCCTCGTTCACCCCCGAGTGGACCGGTTCGCTCAAGAACGGCACCACCATCGGCTACCTCGGCGCCTCCTGGGGCGCGGGCGTCCTCAAGGGCACCCTGCCCGAGCAGAGCGGCAAGTGGGGCGTGGCGCCCATGCCGAGCTGGGACGGCAAGCCCGCCAGCGGCATGCTCGGCGGCACCTCCTTCGCCGTGAGCAAGGACAGCAAGAAGAAGGCGGCGGCCGTCGAGTTCGCCGAGTGGATGGCCACCACCGAGGCCGGGGTGAAGGCCCGTATCGCCTCCGGCACCTCCAGTGCCTTCCCCGCGGCCGCCGCGCTGCGCCCGGTCGCCAGGCAGGCCTTCGACGCCGGCTACTACGGCGGCCAGGACATCTACGCCCTCTTCGAGGCGTCCGGCGCCTCCATCGGCCGGAACTGGACCTGGGGCCCGGCCACCGGTACCACCAACACCACCATCAAGGACCAGTTCGGCAAGATCGCGGCGGGCGGCCCGACCATCACCGACGCGATCAGGAGCGGCCACGAGGCGACCGTCGCCGAGCTGAAGAAGCGCGGCCTGAAGGTCGAGGGCTGA
- a CDS encoding carbohydrate ABC transporter permease, with product MRARTRAAALLLTPFFVLFTAVMLVPIGYAVWLSLFTEKQSGLGFGGAETVFTGLDNYTAALGDRAFREGFGVLLGYCLFYIPLLLAGALGLALLLDSALARAHRLFQLALFLPHAVPGIIAALIWVYLYTPQLSPVVQAMEAGGIGFDFFSPEGTLPSVVNIALWEWLGYNMVIFYAALQAIDRSVLEAATVDGAGAWRIAFSIKIPLVRASLVMVGLFTVIGSLQLFTEPLILNTGTGSAVTSTWTPNMYAYTAAFDRNDYGLAAAASVLLALTAALLSFGVTRLTGRKPKAARKEKRA from the coding sequence GTGAGGGCCCGCACCCGTGCCGCAGCGCTCCTGCTGACCCCCTTCTTCGTCCTGTTCACCGCGGTGATGCTGGTGCCGATCGGATACGCGGTCTGGCTCAGCCTGTTCACCGAGAAGCAGTCGGGGCTGGGCTTCGGCGGCGCCGAGACCGTCTTCACCGGCCTCGACAACTACACCGCGGCACTGGGTGACCGGGCCTTCCGCGAGGGCTTCGGCGTCCTGCTCGGATACTGCCTGTTCTACATTCCGCTGCTGCTCGCCGGGGCCCTCGGCCTCGCCCTGCTGCTCGACTCGGCGCTCGCCCGCGCCCACCGCCTCTTCCAGCTCGCGCTCTTCCTGCCCCACGCCGTGCCCGGCATCATCGCCGCGCTGATCTGGGTCTACCTCTACACCCCCCAACTCAGCCCGGTCGTACAGGCCATGGAGGCGGGCGGCATCGGCTTCGACTTCTTCTCCCCCGAAGGCACCCTCCCCTCCGTCGTCAACATCGCACTGTGGGAATGGCTCGGCTACAACATGGTGATCTTCTACGCCGCCCTGCAGGCGATCGACCGCTCGGTCCTGGAGGCCGCCACGGTCGACGGGGCCGGCGCCTGGCGCATCGCGTTCAGCATCAAGATCCCGCTGGTCCGCGCCTCGCTCGTGATGGTCGGCCTCTTCACCGTCATCGGCTCCCTGCAGCTGTTCACCGAGCCGCTGATCCTCAACACGGGCACGGGCTCCGCCGTCACCTCGACCTGGACGCCGAACATGTACGCGTACACCGCGGCCTTCGACCGCAACGACTACGGGCTGGCCGCCGCCGCGTCCGTCCTCCTGGCCCTCACCGCCGCGCTGCTCTCCTTCGGCGTCACGCGACTCACCGGCCGCAAGCCCAAGGCGGCCAGGAAGGAGAAGCGGGCATGA
- a CDS encoding carbohydrate ABC transporter permease, producing MTGPRTTSPWLSKTAVNGALVLATVYMLFPLVWLLTAATKDAGGLLAGNAFSFEGFDLGGNLSRLADYNDGVYFRWYLNSLLYAGVGALVCSLICVAAGYAFDTYDFRGKEKLFGLVLLGVLVPTTALALPMYLLASEVGVVNTYWAVLIPVLVNPFGVYLSRVFSSGYIPSEALEAARIDGAGELRTFWSIGLRMIMPGFVTVFLFQFTAIWNNFFLPLVMLSDQKLFPLSLGLYAWNSNAHGEPDFYPLVVTGSLLAVVPLVVAFVSLQRHWKAGLTAGSVK from the coding sequence ATGACCGGGCCCCGCACGACATCGCCCTGGCTGTCGAAGACCGCCGTCAACGGCGCGCTCGTCCTCGCCACCGTCTACATGCTGTTCCCCCTCGTCTGGCTGCTGACCGCCGCCACCAAGGACGCGGGCGGCCTCCTCGCCGGCAACGCCTTCTCCTTCGAGGGCTTCGACCTCGGCGGCAACCTCTCCCGGCTCGCCGACTACAACGACGGCGTGTACTTCCGCTGGTATCTCAACAGCCTCCTCTACGCGGGCGTGGGCGCCCTCGTCTGCTCGCTGATCTGCGTGGCCGCGGGATACGCCTTCGACACGTACGACTTCCGGGGCAAGGAGAAGCTCTTCGGCCTCGTCCTGCTCGGCGTGCTCGTCCCCACCACCGCGCTCGCGCTGCCCATGTACCTCCTCGCCAGCGAGGTGGGCGTCGTCAACACCTACTGGGCCGTGCTGATCCCCGTCCTCGTCAACCCCTTCGGGGTCTACCTCTCCCGGGTCTTCAGCTCCGGCTACATCCCCAGTGAGGCCCTGGAGGCCGCCCGTATCGACGGCGCGGGCGAGCTGCGCACGTTCTGGTCGATCGGTCTGCGCATGATCATGCCGGGCTTCGTGACCGTCTTCCTCTTCCAGTTCACCGCGATCTGGAACAACTTCTTCCTCCCCCTCGTGATGCTCTCGGACCAGAAGCTCTTCCCGCTGAGCCTCGGTCTGTACGCGTGGAACAGCAACGCCCACGGGGAACCCGACTTCTACCCCCTCGTCGTCACGGGATCCCTGCTCGCCGTCGTCCCCCTCGTCGTCGCCTTCGTCTCCCTCCAGCGCCACTGGAAGGCCGGTCTGACCGCCGGCAGCGTCAAGTGA
- a CDS encoding hydroxyacid dehydrogenase: MHPATDNRPATDNFPATDNRPALLLSMGRGVADRLLTDAHRTRLAALTRTDPALVAHDLTTPTPRVAAALAEAEILLTCWGAPPLTAAVLDRAPRLRAVVHAAGSVKHHITEACWERGLAVTSAAAANALPVAEYTLAAILFAGKRILHSALRYGEVRTDQAWTADSAAWGNYRRTVGIVGASRIGRRVIELLRPFDFEVLLHDPYVEPAEARELGVELVDLDSLCARSSIVSVHAPQLPSTYRMIRAPHLAAMPDGATLINTARGSLIDETALLPHLRTGRLHAVLDVTDPEVPAPDSPLWTLPNVLLTPHVAGSLGNELHRMADQALGEVERYGRGEPFLDAVRPADLTRSA; encoded by the coding sequence ATGCACCCCGCCACTGACAATCGCCCCGCCACCGACAACTTCCCCGCCACCGACAACCGCCCCGCCCTCCTGCTCTCCATGGGGCGCGGCGTCGCCGACCGGCTCCTGACGGACGCTCACCGCACCCGCCTCGCCGCCCTCACCCGTACCGACCCGGCCCTCGTCGCCCACGACCTGACGACACCCACGCCCCGCGTCGCCGCGGCCCTCGCCGAGGCCGAGATCCTGCTCACCTGCTGGGGCGCCCCGCCCCTGACCGCCGCCGTCCTGGACCGCGCCCCGCGCCTGAGGGCGGTCGTCCACGCGGCCGGTTCGGTCAAGCACCACATCACCGAGGCCTGTTGGGAGCGCGGCCTCGCCGTCACCTCCGCCGCGGCGGCCAACGCCCTGCCGGTCGCCGAGTACACGCTCGCCGCGATCCTCTTCGCGGGGAAGCGGATCCTCCACTCGGCCCTGCGGTACGGGGAGGTCCGCACCGACCAGGCGTGGACGGCCGATTCGGCGGCCTGGGGCAACTACCGCCGCACGGTCGGCATCGTCGGCGCCTCCCGGATCGGGCGCCGCGTGATCGAACTCCTCCGCCCCTTCGACTTCGAGGTCCTGCTCCACGACCCGTACGTGGAGCCGGCCGAGGCCCGCGAGCTCGGCGTGGAGCTCGTGGACCTCGACTCCCTCTGCGCCCGCAGCTCGATCGTGTCCGTCCACGCGCCCCAACTGCCGTCCACGTACCGGATGATCCGCGCGCCGCACCTGGCCGCGATGCCCGACGGGGCGACCCTGATCAACACCGCGCGCGGCTCCCTGATCGACGAGACCGCGCTCCTCCCCCACCTCCGCACCGGCCGCCTCCACGCGGTCCTGGACGTGACGGACCCGGAGGTCCCGGCGCCGGACTCACCGCTGTGGACCCTGCCGAACGTCCTGCTCACCCCGCACGTGGCGGGCTCACTGGGCAACGAGCTGCACCGGATGGCGGACCAGGCGCTCGGGGAGGTGGAGCGGTACGGGCGGGGGGAGCCGTTCCTGGACGCCGTGCGCCCCGCCGACCTGACGCGCTCGGCCTAG
- a CDS encoding ester cyclase, translated as MTFVQIIDCKTSRVDDLNRLMDKWVEQTKGKRTATHSIVGKDRSDASHVVEIVEFPSYDVAMRNSQLPETDRIFREMVALCDEMPTFTDLDVVRDEQMYKANARRFFELLASEGELPPLDEVVAESYHDHDPTNAQDTIGMDALRREVEMWRGGFDYDFAVEDQIAEGDRICTRWTWNATHTGDFMGIQPTGKKVAQSGMTIQRFREDGKIVEAWWNYDLLGLMQQLGAIEG; from the coding sequence ATGACATTCGTACAGATAATCGATTGCAAGACCAGTCGGGTCGACGACCTGAACAGGCTCATGGACAAGTGGGTCGAACAGACCAAGGGCAAGCGCACCGCCACCCACAGCATCGTCGGCAAGGACCGCTCGGATGCCTCGCACGTCGTGGAGATCGTCGAATTTCCCTCGTACGACGTGGCGATGAGGAACTCGCAGCTCCCCGAGACGGACCGGATCTTCCGGGAGATGGTCGCGCTCTGTGACGAGATGCCGACGTTCACCGATCTGGACGTCGTCCGGGACGAGCAGATGTACAAGGCGAACGCCCGTCGGTTCTTCGAACTCCTCGCCTCCGAGGGCGAGCTTCCGCCGCTCGACGAGGTCGTCGCGGAGAGCTACCACGACCACGACCCCACCAACGCGCAGGACACCATCGGCATGGACGCCCTGCGGCGCGAGGTGGAGATGTGGCGCGGCGGTTTCGACTACGACTTCGCCGTGGAGGACCAGATCGCCGAGGGCGACCGGATCTGCACCCGCTGGACCTGGAACGCCACCCACACCGGCGACTTCATGGGGATCCAGCCCACAGGCAAGAAGGTCGCGCAGAGCGGTATGACCATTCAGCGCTTCCGCGAGGACGGCAAGATCGTGGAGGCCTGGTGGAACTACGACCTGCTCGGCCTGATGCAGCAGCTCGGCGCGATCGAGGGCTGA
- the groL gene encoding chaperonin GroEL (60 kDa chaperone family; promotes refolding of misfolded polypeptides especially under stressful conditions; forms two stacked rings of heptamers to form a barrel-shaped 14mer; ends can be capped by GroES; misfolded proteins enter the barrel where they are refolded when GroES binds) has product MAKILKFDEDARRALERGVNKLADTVKVTIGPKGRNVVIDKKFGAPTITNDGVTIAREVEIEDPYENLGAQLVKEVATKTNDIAGDGTTTATVLAQALVREGLRNVAAGASPAALKKGIDAAVKAVSDELLATARPIEDKSDIAAVAALSAQDQQVGELIAEAMDKVGKDGVITVEESNTFGLELDFTEGMAFDKGYLSPYMVTDQERMEAVLDDPYILIHQGKISSIQDLLPLLEKVIQAGSSKPLLIIAEDVEGEALSTLVVNKIRGTFNAVAVKAPGFGDRRKAMLGDMATLTGATVIAEEVGLKLDQAGLDVLGTARRVTITKDDTTIVDGGGNSEDVAGRVNQIKAEIESTDSDWDREKLQERLAKLAGGVCVIKVGAATEVELKEKKHRLEDAISATRAAVEEGIVSGGGSALVHAVKVLEGNLDKTGDEATGVAVVRRAAVEPLRWIAENAGLEGYVITSKVAELDKGQGFNAATGEYGDLVKAGVIDPVKVTRSALENAASIASLLLTTETLVVEKKEEEPADAGHGHGHGHSH; this is encoded by the coding sequence ATGGCGAAGATCCTGAAGTTCGACGAGGACGCCCGTCGCGCCCTTGAGCGCGGCGTCAACAAGCTTGCCGACACGGTGAAGGTGACGATCGGCCCCAAGGGCCGCAACGTCGTCATCGACAAGAAGTTCGGCGCCCCCACCATCACCAACGACGGTGTCACGATCGCCCGCGAGGTCGAGATCGAGGACCCGTACGAGAACCTCGGCGCCCAGCTGGTGAAGGAGGTGGCGACCAAGACCAACGACATCGCGGGTGACGGCACCACCACCGCCACCGTGCTCGCCCAGGCGCTCGTCCGCGAGGGCCTGCGCAACGTCGCCGCCGGCGCCTCCCCGGCCGCCCTGAAGAAGGGCATCGACGCCGCCGTCAAGGCCGTGTCCGATGAGCTTCTCGCGACCGCCCGCCCGATCGAGGACAAGTCCGACATCGCCGCCGTGGCCGCGCTCTCCGCGCAGGACCAGCAGGTCGGCGAGCTCATCGCCGAGGCGATGGACAAGGTCGGCAAGGACGGTGTCATCACCGTCGAGGAGTCCAACACCTTCGGTCTGGAGCTCGACTTCACCGAGGGCATGGCCTTCGACAAGGGCTACCTGTCCCCGTACATGGTCACCGACCAGGAGCGTATGGAGGCCGTCCTCGACGACCCGTACATCCTGATCCACCAGGGCAAGATCTCCTCGATCCAGGACCTGCTGCCGCTCCTGGAGAAGGTCATCCAGGCCGGCTCCAGCAAGCCGCTGCTGATCATCGCCGAGGACGTCGAGGGCGAGGCCCTGTCGACCCTGGTCGTCAACAAGATCCGCGGCACGTTCAACGCCGTGGCCGTCAAGGCCCCGGGCTTCGGCGACCGCCGCAAGGCGATGCTCGGCGACATGGCCACCCTCACCGGTGCCACCGTCATCGCCGAGGAGGTCGGCCTCAAGCTCGACCAGGCCGGTCTGGACGTGCTGGGCACCGCCCGCCGCGTGACCATCACCAAGGACGACACCACCATCGTCGACGGTGGCGGCAACTCCGAGGACGTCGCGGGCCGCGTCAACCAGATCAAGGCCGAGATCGAGAGCACGGACTCCGACTGGGACCGCGAGAAGCTCCAGGAGCGCCTCGCGAAGCTGGCCGGCGGCGTGTGCGTGATCAAGGTCGGCGCCGCCACCGAGGTGGAGCTGAAGGAGAAGAAGCACCGTCTGGAGGACGCCATCTCCGCGACCCGCGCCGCGGTCGAGGAGGGCATCGTCTCCGGTGGTGGCTCCGCGCTCGTCCACGCCGTCAAGGTCCTCGAGGGCAACCTCGACAAGACCGGCGACGAGGCCACCGGTGTCGCGGTCGTCCGCCGCGCCGCCGTCGAGCCGCTGCGCTGGATCGCCGAGAACGCCGGCCTCGAGGGCTACGTCATCACCTCGAAGGTGGCGGAGCTCGACAAGGGCCAGGGCTTCAACGCCGCGACCGGCGAGTACGGCGACCTGGTCAAGGCCGGCGTCATCGACCCGGTGAAGGTGACGCGCTCCGCGCTGGAGAACGCCGCCTCGATCGCCTCCCTGCTGCTCACCACCGAGACCCTCGTGGTGGAGAAGAAGGAAGAGGAGCCGGCGGACGCGGGCCACGGCCACGGTCACGGCCACTCCCACTGA
- the groES gene encoding co-chaperone GroES gives MTTASSKVAIKPLEDRIVVQPLDAEQTTASGLVIPDTAKEKPQEGVVLAVGPGRFENGERLPLDVKTGDIVLYSKYGGTEVKYSGEEYLVLSARDVLAIVEK, from the coding sequence GTGACGACCGCCAGCTCCAAGGTTGCCATCAAGCCGCTCGAGGACCGCATTGTGGTCCAGCCGCTCGACGCCGAGCAGACCACGGCCTCTGGCCTGGTCATCCCGGACACCGCGAAGGAGAAGCCCCAGGAGGGCGTCGTCCTGGCCGTGGGCCCGGGCCGTTTCGAGAACGGCGAGCGTCTTCCGCTCGACGTCAAGACCGGCGACATCGTGCTGTACAGCAAGTACGGCGGCACCGAGGTGAAGTACAGCGGCGAGGAGTACCTCGTCCTCTCGGCTCGCGACGTGCTCGCGATCGTCGAGAAGTAG
- a CDS encoding polysaccharide deacetylase family protein, with product MRLRRSARLRRSVGVVLLVAALGSACSGPSGEGEGAPEGPASPAAGQPQAQGASGALNAYIEKVRKQRAARALAAKKWGLDRPPLEAPAPPAVKPKITTRKGFETDGTGLPPVFTTVPTKDKVVFLTIDDGAEKDPALLRMMSELQIPYSAFLSDYLVREDYGYFRKMQDAGVSLHNHTLNHRYLPGLSYAAQKREICGMQDTIEKRYGKRPPLFRPPYGNYNENTLRAAKSCGIKAVPLWASEAFPDRMEWREWDRDLHPGDIVLTHFRGKGEWKGTMPDMIRRVMKTITAKGYAVGKLEDYV from the coding sequence ATGCGACTGAGGCGGTCGGCGCGGCTGAGGCGGTCGGTGGGCGTGGTGCTGCTCGTCGCCGCGCTCGGGTCCGCCTGCTCCGGCCCCTCAGGTGAGGGGGAGGGCGCGCCCGAGGGGCCCGCGAGCCCCGCCGCCGGACAGCCCCAGGCGCAGGGCGCGTCCGGCGCCCTCAACGCGTACATCGAGAAGGTCCGCAAGCAGCGCGCCGCCCGGGCGCTCGCCGCCAAGAAGTGGGGCCTGGACCGGCCCCCGCTGGAGGCCCCGGCCCCGCCCGCCGTCAAGCCGAAGATCACCACCCGCAAGGGCTTCGAGACCGACGGCACGGGCCTGCCGCCCGTCTTCACCACCGTGCCGACCAAGGACAAGGTCGTCTTCCTGACGATCGACGACGGCGCGGAGAAGGACCCCGCGCTGCTGCGGATGATGAGCGAGCTGCAGATCCCGTACAGCGCCTTCCTCAGCGACTACCTGGTCAGGGAGGACTACGGCTACTTCAGGAAGATGCAGGACGCGGGCGTCTCCCTGCACAACCACACCCTCAACCACCGCTACCTGCCCGGACTTTCGTACGCGGCGCAGAAGCGGGAGATCTGCGGGATGCAGGACACCATCGAGAAGCGGTACGGCAAGCGGCCCCCGCTCTTCCGCCCGCCGTACGGCAACTACAACGAGAACACGCTGCGCGCGGCCAAGTCGTGCGGGATCAAGGCGGTCCCGCTGTGGGCCTCGGAGGCCTTCCCCGACCGGATGGAGTGGCGCGAGTGGGACCGGGACCTGCACCCCGGTGACATCGTCCTCACCCACTTCCGGGGCAAGGGGGAATGGAAGGGCACCATGCCGGACATGATCAGGCGGGTGATGAAGACGATCACGGCCAAGGGGTACGCGGTCGGGAAGCTCGAGGACTACGTCTGA
- a CDS encoding class I SAM-dependent methyltransferase: MGRVTDLAAFTALFTPEGQTLLAALRDYDPAQELAVASRLRREHPAELVSAALGQARLRQRAVAKFGAEDAHRMYFTPNGVEQSTRATVGAYRAERLRALGVRGVADLCGGIGGDAIAFARAGISVLAVDRDPLTAEVARANAAALGLAELIEVRCADVTEIDTSPYDAVFVDPARRGGRGRIFDPEAYSPPLSWAVEAARKAPHAALKIAPGVPHEAVPEDAEAEWISDGGDVKEAVLWFGTSPGARRATLLPSGATLTGRGLPDPAVRPVGRYLYEPDGAVIRAHLVAEVAEELDGGGLVDETIAYITADALTPTPYATAYEITDRLPFNLKKLKALLREREVGTLTVKKRGSAVEPEELRRRIKPKGPNSATVFLTRVAGAPTMLVGAPAT, from the coding sequence ATGGGACGGGTGACCGACCTCGCCGCCTTCACCGCCCTGTTCACCCCCGAGGGCCAGACCCTGCTCGCCGCCCTGCGCGACTACGACCCCGCCCAGGAACTCGCGGTCGCCTCCCGGCTGCGCCGCGAGCACCCCGCGGAGCTGGTCTCGGCGGCCCTCGGCCAGGCCCGGCTGCGCCAGCGCGCGGTGGCGAAGTTCGGCGCCGAGGACGCGCACCGGATGTACTTCACCCCCAACGGCGTCGAGCAGTCGACCCGGGCGACGGTCGGGGCGTACCGGGCGGAACGCCTCCGCGCGCTCGGGGTGCGCGGTGTCGCCGACCTGTGCGGCGGGATCGGCGGCGACGCCATCGCCTTCGCGCGCGCCGGGATCTCCGTCCTGGCCGTGGACCGCGACCCGCTGACGGCCGAGGTCGCCCGCGCGAACGCGGCGGCCCTCGGGCTCGCCGAGCTCATCGAGGTGCGGTGCGCGGACGTGACCGAGATCGACACGAGCCCGTACGACGCCGTCTTCGTCGACCCGGCGCGGCGCGGCGGGAGGGGCAGGATCTTCGACCCCGAGGCGTACTCGCCCCCGCTCTCCTGGGCGGTCGAGGCCGCCCGCAAGGCCCCGCACGCGGCCCTCAAGATCGCCCCGGGGGTGCCCCACGAGGCGGTCCCCGAGGACGCGGAGGCCGAGTGGATCTCGGACGGCGGGGACGTGAAGGAGGCCGTGCTGTGGTTCGGCACCTCCCCCGGCGCCCGCCGCGCCACGCTCCTGCCCTCGGGCGCCACCCTCACGGGCCGGGGACTCCCCGACCCGGCCGTCCGCCCGGTCGGCCGCTACCTCTACGAGCCGGACGGCGCGGTCATCCGAGCCCATCTGGTCGCGGAGGTCGCCGAGGAGCTGGACGGGGGCGGCCTGGTCGACGAGACGATCGCGTACATCACCGCGGACGCCCTGACCCCCACCCCGTACGCCACCGCCTACGAGATCACCGACCGGCTGCCCTTCAACCTCAAGAAGCTGAAGGCCCTGCTGCGCGAGCGCGAGGTCGGCACGCTCACGGTGAAGAAGCGCGGCTCGGCCGTCGAGCCGGAGGAGCTGCGCCGCAGGATCAAGCCCAAGGGCCCGAACTCCGCCACGGTCTTCCTGACCCGGGTCGCCGGCGCCCCGACGATGCTCGTCGGCGCGCCGGCCACGTAG
- a CDS encoding RNA polymerase sigma factor codes for MTAPAPAAVETVFRMESPRIIAAVARIVRDVGIAEELAQDALVAALEQWPRTGVPERPGAWLTAAAKNRAVDLVRRRETYARKLAEVGRELTEETYDPEPSGPDDIDDDLLRLIFTACHPVLSPEARTALTLRLVGGLRTDEIARAFLVPEATVAQRIVRAKRALAKAGVEFEVPYGEDRAARLGSVLEVIYLIFNEGYAATAGDDLLRPGLCEDALRLARVLAGLMPKEGEVHGLAALLEIQASRTAARTGPDGQPVLLAEQNRGRWNRLLIRRGFAELQRAGEGGTYGPYALQAAIAACHAKALTYEDTDWRTIAALYGRLAAVAPSPVVELNRAVAVSMAEGPEAGLALVDALAGEPALAGYHLLPSVRGDLLARLGRPEEARAEFERAASLTRNERERELLTERARRTVG; via the coding sequence ATGACCGCACCCGCCCCCGCCGCTGTCGAGACGGTCTTCCGGATGGAGTCGCCGCGGATCATCGCGGCCGTGGCGCGGATCGTGCGCGATGTCGGCATCGCGGAGGAGCTCGCCCAGGACGCGCTCGTCGCCGCCCTGGAGCAGTGGCCGAGGACGGGCGTCCCGGAGCGGCCGGGCGCCTGGTTGACGGCCGCCGCCAAGAACCGCGCCGTCGATCTCGTACGGCGCCGTGAGACGTACGCGCGCAAGCTGGCGGAGGTGGGCCGCGAGCTCACCGAGGAGACGTACGACCCCGAGCCGTCCGGTCCCGACGACATCGACGACGACCTGCTGCGGCTGATCTTCACCGCCTGCCACCCGGTGCTCTCCCCGGAGGCGCGGACCGCGCTCACCCTGCGGCTGGTCGGCGGGCTGCGGACGGACGAGATCGCCCGCGCCTTCCTCGTACCGGAGGCGACCGTCGCGCAGCGGATCGTCCGGGCCAAGCGCGCCCTGGCGAAGGCCGGGGTGGAGTTCGAGGTGCCCTACGGAGAGGACCGGGCGGCCCGGCTCGGATCTGTACTGGAGGTCATCTACCTGATCTTCAACGAGGGGTACGCGGCCACGGCGGGCGACGACCTGCTGCGGCCGGGCTTGTGCGAGGACGCGCTGCGGCTGGCCCGGGTGCTCGCCGGGCTGATGCCGAAGGAGGGCGAAGTCCACGGTCTGGCGGCCCTGTTGGAGATCCAGGCCTCCCGGACGGCGGCCCGCACGGGGCCGGACGGACAGCCGGTCCTCCTCGCCGAGCAGAACCGCGGCCGCTGGAACCGGCTGCTGATCCGGCGCGGTTTCGCGGAGCTGCAGCGCGCCGGTGAGGGCGGGACGTACGGCCCGTACGCCCTCCAGGCCGCGATCGCCGCCTGCCACGCGAAGGCGCTGACGTACGAGGACACGGACTGGCGGACCATCGCCGCGCTGTACGGACGCCTCGCGGCCGTCGCGCCGTCCCCGGTCGTCGAGTTGAACCGCGCGGTCGCCGTCTCGATGGCCGAGGGTCCCGAGGCCGGTCTCGCGCTCGTCGACGCCCTGGCCGGCGAACCCGCCCTGGCGGGCTACCACTTGCTGCCGAGCGTACGGGGAGACCTGCTGGCGCGCCTCGGGCGGCCCGAGGAGGCCCGGGCGGAGTTCGAACGGGCGGCCTCGCTCACCCGGAACGAACGGGAGCGGGAGCTGCTGACGGAGCGGGCGCGTCGGACGGTCGGATGA
- a CDS encoding YciI family protein, translated as MPRYLTMVRIEEGAFRLEDADPGFEERMGALFEEITKAGVMLETAGLKPTSESTRITWEGGKLSYTDGPFTETKEVVGGYSITQCRDMAEAIEWSKRFLEVHPAEWKVTCEVREIEEM; from the coding sequence ATGCCCCGCTACCTGACGATGGTCCGCATCGAGGAGGGCGCCTTCCGTCTGGAGGACGCGGACCCCGGCTTCGAGGAGCGCATGGGCGCGCTGTTCGAGGAGATCACCAAGGCCGGCGTGATGCTGGAGACCGCCGGACTCAAGCCGACCTCCGAGTCCACCCGCATCACCTGGGAGGGCGGGAAGCTCAGCTACACCGACGGCCCGTTCACCGAGACCAAGGAGGTCGTCGGCGGCTACTCGATCACCCAGTGCCGGGACATGGCCGAGGCCATCGAGTGGTCGAAGCGGTTCCTGGAGGTCCACCCGGCGGAGTGGAAGGTGACCTGCGAGGTCCGCGAGATCGAAGAGATGTAG